Proteins encoded by one window of Actinocorallia herbida:
- a CDS encoding alpha/beta hydrolase yields the protein MRRWAGVERRGLVTVDGRAKARAAAVTLMALAVITACTTTDTPAPATPAPAGPSEAFVSGTIAWKDCGDGFQCGTLDVPVDYAAPSGEKIPLSLIKLPATGTKKGSLLTNPGGPGGSGVNFVRMSGRTFGESLRRDFDLIGFDPRGVGASEPVQCLTDAQLDTYLKTDMSPDSDAELQKLEKVSKGFAEGCEEHSADLLAHVGTKDAARDMDAIRAAVGDEKLTYYGASYGTYLGAWYAEQFPQNVRALVLDGALDPSLTAAETNIQQAKGFETALRAFTEDCVKQPDCPLGTDVDAGMKKITQLLEKADKQALKNTSDTRKVEQSLVTWGLATPLYQREAWPMLRIALAQAMKGDGTSLLRFADLLVEREQNGTFSNQTESNMAVNCVDKPNPDVAGFQAEADTAAAAAPNFGEFIVWNTLPCAYWPVKSAEEPRALRAAGSAPILVVGTTRDPATPYQWAKNLASQLENGHLLTYDGDGHTAYLSGPPCIRNAIDTYLTAGTLPPENTTCT from the coding sequence ATGCGACGATGGGCGGGCGTCGAGCGAAGGGGGCTGGTCACAGTGGACGGCAGGGCGAAGGCAAGGGCGGCGGCGGTGACGCTCATGGCGCTGGCCGTGATCACGGCCTGCACGACCACGGACACCCCGGCACCGGCCACCCCGGCGCCGGCCGGCCCTTCGGAGGCGTTCGTTTCCGGCACGATCGCCTGGAAGGACTGTGGTGACGGCTTCCAGTGCGGCACCCTCGACGTGCCCGTCGACTACGCCGCACCCTCCGGGGAGAAGATCCCGCTCTCGCTGATCAAGCTGCCTGCCACCGGCACCAAGAAGGGTTCGCTCCTCACCAACCCCGGCGGTCCCGGCGGGTCGGGCGTCAACTTCGTCAGGATGAGCGGCCGGACGTTCGGCGAGAGCCTCCGCCGCGACTTCGACCTCATCGGGTTCGACCCGCGCGGCGTCGGGGCCAGCGAGCCGGTCCAGTGCCTCACCGACGCCCAGCTCGACACCTATCTCAAAACGGATATGTCGCCGGACTCCGACGCCGAGTTGCAGAAGCTCGAAAAGGTCTCCAAGGGCTTCGCCGAAGGCTGCGAGGAGCACTCCGCGGACCTGCTCGCCCATGTGGGCACCAAGGACGCCGCGCGCGACATGGACGCGATCCGCGCGGCAGTCGGCGACGAGAAGCTGACGTACTACGGCGCCTCCTACGGCACCTATCTGGGCGCCTGGTACGCCGAGCAGTTCCCACAGAACGTCCGCGCCCTCGTCCTCGACGGCGCGCTCGACCCGAGCCTGACCGCCGCCGAGACCAACATCCAGCAGGCCAAGGGCTTCGAGACCGCCCTGCGCGCCTTCACCGAGGACTGCGTGAAGCAGCCGGACTGCCCGCTCGGCACCGATGTGGACGCCGGGATGAAGAAGATCACCCAGCTGCTGGAGAAGGCCGACAAGCAGGCCCTGAAGAACACCTCCGACACCCGCAAGGTCGAGCAGTCGCTGGTGACCTGGGGCCTGGCCACACCGCTGTACCAGCGGGAGGCCTGGCCGATGCTGCGCATCGCGCTCGCCCAGGCGATGAAGGGCGACGGCACCTCGCTCCTGCGCTTCGCCGATCTCCTCGTCGAGCGCGAGCAGAACGGCACGTTCTCCAACCAGACCGAGAGCAACATGGCGGTCAACTGCGTCGACAAGCCCAATCCGGACGTCGCGGGCTTCCAGGCCGAGGCCGACACCGCCGCCGCCGCGGCCCCGAACTTCGGCGAGTTCATCGTCTGGAACACGCTCCCCTGCGCCTACTGGCCGGTGAAGTCCGCCGAGGAGCCACGGGCCCTGCGCGCCGCGGGCTCCGCCCCGATCCTCGTGGTCGGCACCACCCGCGACCCGGCCACGCCGTACCAGTGGGCCAAGAACCTGGCCTCCCAGCTGGAGAACGGCCACCTGCTCACCTACGACGGCGACGGCCACACCGCCTATCTCTCCGGCCCCCCGTGCATCCGCAACGCCATCGACACCTACCTCACCGCGGGCACCCTGCCACCGGAGAACACCACCTGCACCTGA
- a CDS encoding low molecular weight protein-tyrosine-phosphatase, producing the protein MAYRITFVCTGNICRSPMAEHVVRRRLAEEGLDVEVDSSGTGGWHVGDPADHRTVRTLARHGYTSAHSARQFSPAWFDRYDLIVALDEGHQRELHAMAPSAEAREKVRLLRSFDPQAVDLNVPDPYYGGGADFEECLELIEAAVPGLADEVRKA; encoded by the coding sequence ATGGCGTACAGGATCACCTTCGTGTGCACGGGCAACATCTGCCGGTCGCCCATGGCCGAGCACGTCGTGCGAAGGAGGCTCGCCGAGGAGGGCCTGGACGTCGAGGTCGACAGCTCGGGTACCGGCGGCTGGCATGTCGGCGATCCGGCCGACCACCGGACGGTCCGCACGCTCGCCCGGCACGGGTACACGAGCGCGCACTCCGCCCGCCAGTTCAGCCCGGCGTGGTTCGACCGCTACGACCTGATCGTGGCCTTGGACGAGGGCCATCAGCGGGAACTGCACGCGATGGCGCCGTCGGCGGAGGCCCGGGAGAAGGTCAGGCTGCTGCGCTCGTTCGATCCGCAGGCCGTCGACTTGAACGTCCCCGACCCGTACTACGGGGGCGGCGCCGACTTCGAGGAGTGCCTGGAGCTGATCGAGGCCGCCGTCCCCGGCCTCGCCGACGAGGTGCGCAAGGCGTGA
- a CDS encoding fructosamine kinase family protein has protein sequence MRFFGVPVARSRDLGRGHAWTLHHVTLEDGRELFVKKGYDFSTEAHGLRWLGPPSAEVLDAEGDVLVLPWLPPEPPSEEAARRLGRDLAAMHARGAPHFGAAWPGHIADLPLDNTPGEEWTSWYAERRVLPYLRMARDADALGPSDARAVEDALGRAHQPAEPPSRIHGDLWSGNVLYSGGRAHLVDPAAHGGHRETDLAMLALFGAPRLGDVLAAYTEVAPMADGWRARVPLHQLHPLLVHVVLFGGSYRTALLDAAAAI, from the coding sequence GTGAGGTTCTTCGGCGTCCCGGTGGCCCGTTCGCGGGACCTGGGGCGCGGGCACGCCTGGACCCTCCACCATGTGACGTTGGAGGACGGGCGCGAGCTCTTCGTGAAGAAGGGCTACGACTTCTCTACTGAGGCGCACGGCCTGCGGTGGCTGGGGCCGCCCTCCGCGGAGGTCCTGGACGCCGAAGGCGATGTCCTCGTCTTGCCCTGGCTGCCTCCCGAGCCGCCGAGCGAGGAGGCCGCGCGACGCCTGGGACGGGACCTCGCCGCGATGCACGCGCGCGGCGCCCCGCACTTCGGCGCGGCATGGCCGGGGCACATCGCCGACCTTCCGCTGGACAACACCCCCGGCGAAGAGTGGACATCGTGGTACGCCGAGCGAAGGGTCCTGCCGTACCTGCGCATGGCGCGTGACGCGGACGCGCTGGGGCCGTCGGACGCTCGGGCGGTCGAGGACGCGCTCGGGCGTGCCCATCAGCCCGCCGAGCCGCCGTCGCGCATCCACGGCGACCTGTGGAGCGGCAATGTCCTTTACTCGGGCGGGCGCGCGCACCTGGTCGACCCGGCGGCGCACGGCGGCCACCGGGAGACCGACCTGGCGATGCTCGCGCTCTTCGGCGCGCCGCGACTCGGCGACGTGCTGGCGGCCTACACCGAGGTGGCCCCGATGGCCGACGGGTGGCGGGCCAGGGTCCCGCTGCACCAGTTGCACCCGCTGCTGGTCCATGTCGTGCTCTTCGGCGGCTCCTACCGGACCGCGCTGCTGGACGCAGCGGCCGCGATCTGA